In Nocardia sp. NBC_00403, one DNA window encodes the following:
- a CDS encoding TetR/AcrR family transcriptional regulator, translating to MSERGERTADAAAPRQRRPVRSYGGVDAEARVAARRGKLLDAGLELFGTRGYSATGVKDLCRAAGLTDRYFYESFAGTRELFAAVFDHVIDELFAAVARAVEATPPQGTRKLRAGIGTYLTALAQDPRKLRIVFVEPNAAGAEHRLRDALWRFARLVAATATEARPADHPPAPIVDIFALSVVGMLERVIVEKQGGRLAVPMDKLIDYCTAFAGASLRDIHSGEIDKRTKD from the coding sequence GTGAGTGAGCGCGGCGAGCGAACGGCAGACGCGGCCGCCCCACGACAGCGGCGGCCGGTCCGCTCCTATGGCGGCGTCGACGCGGAAGCCCGGGTAGCCGCCCGGCGCGGCAAGCTGCTGGATGCCGGCCTGGAGCTGTTCGGCACCCGCGGGTATTCGGCGACCGGCGTCAAGGACCTGTGCCGTGCGGCCGGCCTGACCGACCGATACTTCTACGAGTCGTTCGCCGGGACGCGCGAGCTGTTCGCGGCGGTCTTCGACCACGTCATCGACGAGTTGTTCGCCGCGGTGGCGCGTGCGGTGGAGGCGACGCCGCCACAGGGGACGCGCAAACTCCGGGCGGGCATCGGTACGTATCTCACGGCGCTGGCGCAGGATCCGCGCAAACTTCGTATCGTGTTCGTCGAGCCGAACGCAGCGGGGGCGGAGCATCGCCTGCGCGATGCGTTATGGCGCTTCGCGCGATTGGTCGCTGCCACCGCCACCGAGGCGCGGCCGGCGGATCATCCGCCCGCACCGATCGTCGACATTTTCGCGTTGTCGGTGGTCGGCATGCTGGAGCGGGTCATCGTGGAGAAACAAGGCGGTCGGCTGGCGGTGCCGATGGACAAGCTCATCGACTATTGCACCGCCTTTGCCGGGGCTTCGCTGCGGGACATCCATTCGGGCGAAATCGATAAGCGCACAAAGGATTAG
- a CDS encoding polysaccharide pyruvyl transferase family protein, which produces MPVTNRPAGDWREDITVGTEHSVADRSDIDQQEIRVLVENGEYWLRNRGDIAMMTVTIERLRERWPHARIGVLTHQPAVLQALLPEAEPICGPEWCWGSDSWQGRLSRTAGTRLIGPAALRWRAATDGPKDRLRALRSSACLRRYHDESEAEAAGAEFPVEIPAAVAHASLVIALGGGYMTDVDRYQANRTLNLLERAHALGIPTAMVGQGMGPLRDPLLQRRATQVLPGADFIALREPRRGPELLSGFGVEPERVMITGDDAVEFGYRLRGARIGTDIGLCLRVADYSKVSAAAQATLGGVVRDQAVELDAGVVPLIISEYASEDRLATLPLLAGAARTAAPVGRGGTAHDVARQVARCRLLVTSAYHLAVFALSQGIPAVGITASEYYDDKFHGLAQMFGTGLQVVHLNDAELEDNLGRAIREVWDDAPAVRDSLRQKAVDQIDASRAGLERVFRLVESGPVRRATV; this is translated from the coding sequence GTGCCGGTCACGAACCGGCCCGCGGGGGACTGGCGGGAGGACATCACAGTGGGGACCGAGCATTCGGTTGCAGATCGTTCCGATATAGACCAACAAGAGATTCGAGTACTTGTCGAGAACGGCGAGTATTGGCTACGCAATCGCGGCGATATCGCCATGATGACCGTCACCATCGAGCGATTACGAGAACGCTGGCCGCATGCGCGCATCGGCGTGCTGACCCATCAACCCGCCGTGCTTCAGGCATTGCTGCCGGAGGCGGAACCGATTTGTGGACCCGAGTGGTGTTGGGGATCGGACAGTTGGCAGGGACGGCTGTCGCGAACCGCGGGCACGAGACTGATCGGACCTGCGGCACTGCGGTGGCGCGCCGCGACCGACGGGCCGAAGGATCGGCTGCGGGCCCTGCGTTCCAGCGCATGTCTGCGCCGGTACCACGACGAGTCGGAAGCCGAAGCGGCCGGCGCCGAGTTTCCTGTCGAGATCCCAGCCGCCGTCGCCCACGCGTCGCTGGTCATCGCCCTCGGCGGCGGCTACATGACCGATGTCGATCGCTACCAGGCCAATCGCACCCTCAACCTGCTCGAACGCGCTCATGCGTTGGGCATTCCGACCGCGATGGTCGGGCAGGGCATGGGGCCGCTGCGGGATCCGCTGCTGCAGCGCCGTGCCACGCAGGTGTTGCCGGGCGCCGATTTCATCGCGCTGCGGGAACCGCGCCGCGGCCCGGAACTGCTGAGCGGGTTCGGCGTGGAGCCCGAGCGGGTCATGATCACCGGTGACGACGCGGTCGAGTTCGGCTATCGGTTGCGCGGCGCTCGGATCGGGACCGATATCGGGCTGTGCCTGCGGGTGGCCGATTATTCGAAGGTCAGTGCGGCCGCCCAGGCGACGCTCGGCGGGGTGGTCCGGGACCAGGCCGTCGAGCTCGATGCCGGTGTGGTGCCGCTGATCATCTCCGAATACGCCTCGGAGGATCGACTCGCGACCTTGCCGCTGCTGGCCGGGGCGGCGCGGACGGCGGCACCGGTCGGGCGTGGCGGCACCGCGCACGATGTGGCACGTCAGGTCGCGCGTTGCAGGCTGCTTGTAACAAGTGCCTACCATCTAGCGGTATTCGCACTGTCGCAAGGCATTCCTGCGGTCGGAATTACCGCCTCGGAGTACTACGACGACAAGTTTCACGGCCTGGCCCAAATGTTCGGCACCGGGCTGCAGGTGGTACATCTGAACGATGCGGAGCTCGAGGACAATCTCGGCCGCGCGATCCGGGAGGTATGGGACGATGCGCCGGCTGTCCGGGATTCGTTGCGGCAGAAGGCCGTCGATCAGATCGACGCCAGCCGGGCCGGCCTGGAGCGAGTGTTCCGGTTGGTGGAGAGCGGCCCGGTGCGCCGCGCGACCGTTTAG
- a CDS encoding glycosyltransferase family 2 protein: MTTLSVCVPAYNSARTLATTLRSVLEQDVDFELVVLDNASTDATSEIAHSFDDPRIRVLRNSSVLPIGDNWNTVIRASTGKLVKVVCADDVLRPGALTAQLTVMADESIAICASRFEVIDEAGEVLETDLGLAGLEGRQPARALARTIVRRGPADFGPTAAAMFHREHFDRVGGLRGDLVFPMDVDLFARVSSFGVFYGMPEITAAWRNSSFNLCSSTSTVSKLTDMLRFHHRLAGDYPELVKRADVLAGDTRLAKAALQRLRIRTVATVRHRPDLL, from the coding sequence ATGACAACGCTGTCGGTATGCGTTCCGGCCTACAACTCGGCGCGCACACTTGCGACGACGCTGCGCTCGGTGCTGGAGCAGGATGTGGATTTCGAGCTCGTCGTCCTCGACAACGCGAGCACCGACGCCACCTCCGAGATCGCGCACTCCTTCGACGACCCGCGCATCCGGGTGCTCCGCAATAGTTCCGTGCTACCGATCGGCGACAACTGGAACACCGTGATCCGGGCCTCGACCGGAAAGCTCGTGAAGGTGGTCTGCGCCGATGACGTGCTGCGACCCGGCGCGCTGACCGCACAGTTGACGGTGATGGCCGACGAGTCGATCGCCATCTGTGCCAGCCGGTTCGAGGTGATCGACGAGGCGGGCGAGGTACTCGAAACCGATCTCGGTTTGGCCGGGTTGGAGGGCAGGCAGCCGGCCCGTGCGCTGGCACGCACGATCGTGCGCCGCGGGCCCGCCGATTTCGGTCCGACCGCGGCGGCGATGTTCCATCGCGAGCACTTCGATCGGGTCGGCGGGCTGCGCGGCGACCTGGTGTTCCCGATGGATGTCGACCTGTTCGCGCGGGTGTCGTCGTTCGGGGTGTTCTACGGAATGCCCGAAATCACCGCCGCGTGGCGGAATTCATCGTTCAACCTGTGCAGCAGCACCTCGACGGTCAGCAAGCTCACCGATATGCTCCGCTTCCACCACCGTCTCGCTGGCGACTACCCGGAGTTGGTGAAGCGTGCCGACGTGCTGGCCGGCGACACCCGGCTGGCGAAGGCGGCGCTGCAGCGGTTGCGGATCCGTACCGTCGCGACGGTACGGCACCGTCCAGATCTGCTCTGA
- a CDS encoding MspA family porin, with translation MRETAPFRSRSLRIFAMASVVASGLIFANGTAAAAIDSTNQVVDHSDRMVEAIQSDTRIDFVAPLDGNPLTREWFHNGEAAFQISGPDAEDWTGHITVGYMVGFPATLNGKLRFEWSSPSLGLDLGGSEGALLKLNDLIPRGGIQLEVGFGPGIQTVECAGGDISGSSGFIRMSGFHGTVTGVLGPTNIRPFVRVVSSSGDTVITYGRLWTI, from the coding sequence ATGAGGGAAACAGCACCGTTCCGTAGCCGGAGTCTGCGCATTTTTGCCATGGCCTCGGTCGTCGCGTCGGGCCTGATCTTCGCGAACGGCACCGCAGCGGCCGCCATCGACAGCACCAATCAAGTCGTCGACCACAGCGACCGTATGGTCGAGGCAATCCAATCCGATACTCGCATCGATTTCGTGGCACCGCTGGACGGAAACCCGTTGACCCGCGAGTGGTTCCACAACGGTGAGGCGGCCTTCCAGATCTCCGGCCCGGACGCGGAGGACTGGACCGGCCACATCACCGTCGGCTATATGGTCGGATTCCCGGCCACCCTCAATGGAAAATTGCGATTCGAGTGGTCGTCACCGAGTCTCGGACTAGATCTCGGCGGCAGCGAAGGTGCGTTGCTGAAGCTCAACGACCTGATCCCGCGCGGCGGCATTCAGCTCGAGGTCGGTTTCGGCCCCGGCATCCAGACGGTCGAATGCGCGGGCGGCGACATCTCCGGTTCTTCAGGATTCATCCGGATGTCCGGTTTCCACGGCACTGTCACCGGTGTCCTCGGCCCGACCAACATCCGTCCGTTCGTCCGGGTGGTCAGTTCCAGCGGCGACACAGTGATCACCTACGGCAGGCTCTGGACCATCTGA
- a CDS encoding class I SAM-dependent methyltransferase, which produces MNADGSPCRGCGSDRLTTVLDLGAVPAADYFPSAHAAIGVEEDAHPLRMDMCEACGLAQLADDDTRTEEPRGVEPQALRDQAADAIARVAQAGLLRGTTVREFGSPHGGTWLPLLAERGFRTSAEPADIVLDCFGIMHEPDQAAAVKDRAAATAPDGLLLIQYHSLATIVSAGQWNALRHGHFAYYSLAALGRLLKSAGMSVATAWEFDLYGGTVLVGAVHGAVEPDRAVQAVLAAEAEHTDVAALRGLQHTTDQHAEMLRAWLEATTACGQRVYAYGAASRAVALFSLAGLHRGLVAAVADASPAKHGRRMPGTDIPIISPAELVSARPDSVLLTLRDLLPEVRAEFPELEGRWVLDDPAGPSEGW; this is translated from the coding sequence GTGAACGCCGACGGTAGCCCTTGCCGCGGTTGCGGAAGCGACCGGCTGACAACGGTGCTCGATCTCGGCGCCGTGCCCGCCGCCGACTACTTCCCCAGCGCCCACGCGGCGATCGGGGTCGAGGAAGACGCGCATCCGCTCCGCATGGATATGTGCGAGGCGTGTGGGCTCGCGCAGCTGGCCGACGACGACACCCGCACCGAGGAGCCGCGCGGCGTGGAACCGCAGGCGCTGCGCGATCAGGCCGCCGATGCGATCGCCCGGGTCGCGCAGGCGGGTCTGCTGCGCGGGACCACGGTGCGCGAGTTCGGCAGTCCGCACGGCGGCACCTGGCTGCCGCTGCTCGCCGAACGCGGATTCCGGACCAGCGCGGAGCCTGCCGACATCGTGCTCGACTGCTTCGGCATCATGCACGAACCGGATCAGGCCGCGGCAGTCAAGGACCGTGCCGCCGCCACCGCGCCGGACGGGTTGCTGCTGATCCAGTACCACTCGCTGGCCACCATCGTCTCGGCGGGTCAGTGGAACGCGCTGAGGCACGGACACTTTGCTTACTATTCGCTGGCCGCACTCGGCCGATTGCTGAAGTCGGCAGGCATGAGCGTAGCGACGGCATGGGAATTCGACCTCTACGGCGGAACCGTATTGGTCGGTGCAGTACACGGTGCGGTCGAGCCCGATCGAGCGGTGCAGGCCGTACTGGCCGCGGAGGCGGAACACACCGATGTTGCCGCCCTACGGGGGCTCCAGCACACGACCGACCAGCATGCCGAAATGTTGCGGGCTTGGTTGGAAGCGACCACCGCATGCGGACAACGCGTGTACGCCTATGGCGCCGCCTCCCGTGCGGTGGCGCTGTTCAGCCTGGCCGGCCTGCACCGCGGACTCGTCGCGGCGGTAGCCGACGCCTCGCCCGCCAAACACGGACGCCGGATGCCCGGCACCGATATTCCGATCATCTCCCCCGCCGAACTCGTCTCGGCCCGACCGGATTCGGTGCTGCTGACACTGCGTGACCTGCTGCCCGAGGTTCGAGCCGAGTTCCCGGAGCTGGAAGGACGTTGGGTGCTCGACGACCCGGCGGGCCCCTCGGAGGGATGGTGA
- the rfbC gene encoding dTDP-4-dehydrorhamnose 3,5-epimerase, with the protein MRIEPTELADVLVLAPEPFRDERGLFTRTFDAEEFEAALGVPGAAAAFLQDSQSRSMRGVVRGMHGRSGRGEAKLVRCANGAVHDVLVDIRPSSPTFGQQQSFRLDDNDFRHLYVPPGFLHGFQALTATADVCYRIDRPHDPTEDIGVAYDDPDLAIGWPLPVTVVSARDRAAGSWQHLVTRVR; encoded by the coding sequence GTGCGTATCGAGCCGACCGAACTCGCCGATGTCCTTGTCCTGGCGCCGGAGCCCTTTCGTGACGAACGCGGGCTGTTCACCAGGACTTTCGATGCCGAGGAGTTCGAAGCCGCGCTGGGTGTGCCCGGTGCCGCGGCAGCGTTCCTGCAGGACTCGCAGTCGCGGTCGATGCGCGGGGTGGTCCGGGGCATGCACGGCCGCTCCGGGCGCGGCGAGGCGAAACTGGTGCGGTGCGCGAACGGCGCGGTGCACGATGTGCTTGTCGACATCCGGCCCTCGTCGCCGACCTTCGGGCAGCAGCAGTCTTTCCGGCTCGACGACAACGACTTCCGGCACCTGTACGTGCCGCCCGGGTTCCTGCACGGTTTCCAGGCGCTCACCGCGACGGCCGACGTGTGCTATCGCATCGACCGTCCGCATGATCCGACCGAGGACATCGGTGTTGCTTATGACGATCCGGACCTCGCCATCGGCTGGCCGTTGCCGGTCACCGTCGTCTCCGCCCGCGACCGCGCCGCGGGCAGTTGGCAGCACCTGGTCACACGAGTGCGGTGA
- a CDS encoding NAD-dependent epimerase/dehydratase family protein translates to MRVLVTGHQGYLGTVMVPVLRADGHDVVGLDSGFFADCVLGALPGDPPGIAVDLRDVTVEQLAGFDAVIHLAALSNDPLGALHPEITYDINHHASVRLARLAKAAGVARFLYASTCSVYGAAGEELVTEDAPLKPITPYAESKVRVEDDVAALADADFTPVFLRNATAFGFSPRLRADIVLNNLVGYAVLTGEVKVLSDGTPWRPLVHAADIATAFATCLTAPTEAIHCRAFNIGTEANNLTVADIAQAVVDAVPGSRLNITGESGADPRSYRVDFSAAREAIGFHAAWTIPAGAQELYQEYTARGLTSDDFFHRFTRLPHLEKLRDAGILDASMRRVGGRGVTALV, encoded by the coding sequence ATGCGAGTTCTGGTCACCGGGCACCAGGGGTACCTCGGAACCGTGATGGTTCCGGTGCTGCGCGCCGACGGGCACGACGTGGTCGGGCTCGATTCCGGGTTCTTCGCCGATTGCGTGCTCGGCGCGCTGCCCGGCGATCCGCCCGGCATCGCCGTCGACCTACGCGATGTGACCGTCGAGCAACTCGCCGGTTTCGACGCGGTGATCCACCTCGCCGCGCTGTCGAACGACCCGCTGGGCGCGTTGCATCCCGAGATCACCTACGACATCAACCATCACGCGTCGGTCCGGCTGGCCCGGCTCGCGAAAGCGGCGGGCGTCGCGCGCTTCCTGTATGCCTCGACCTGCTCGGTGTACGGTGCGGCCGGCGAAGAGCTGGTCACCGAAGACGCACCATTGAAGCCGATCACGCCCTACGCCGAGAGCAAGGTACGCGTCGAGGACGACGTCGCAGCACTGGCCGACGCCGACTTCACTCCGGTCTTTCTCCGCAATGCCACGGCATTCGGCTTCTCGCCGCGGCTGCGCGCGGACATCGTGCTGAACAATCTGGTCGGGTACGCAGTGCTCACCGGGGAGGTGAAGGTGCTCTCCGATGGAACGCCGTGGCGCCCACTGGTGCACGCGGCCGACATCGCGACCGCCTTCGCGACCTGCCTCACCGCGCCGACCGAGGCGATTCACTGCCGCGCGTTCAATATCGGCACCGAGGCCAACAACCTGACCGTCGCGGACATCGCGCAGGCGGTGGTGGACGCGGTCCCGGGTTCGCGGCTCAACATCACCGGGGAGAGCGGCGCCGATCCGCGCTCCTATCGCGTCGACTTCTCCGCCGCGCGCGAAGCCATCGGCTTCCATGCCGCATGGACCATTCCGGCGGGCGCGCAAGAGCTGTATCAGGAATACACAGCCAGGGGACTCACCAGTGACGACTTTTTCCACCGGTTCACCAGACTGCCGCACCTCGAGAAACTTCGCGACGCCGGGATTCTCGACGCTTCGATGCGGCGGGTCGGCGGTCGGGGTGTCACCGCACTCGTGTGA
- a CDS encoding PIG-L deacetylase family protein yields the protein MIALTTAPLTEIAVLGAHCDDIAIGMGATLLTLAGKHPGLRVRALVISGGDSEREFEEQTALAEFCPNADLDLTVLDVPDGRAPAHWDRIKNAVQHFRGKADPDLVFAPQRGDAHQDHRLLAELVPTEFRDHLILGYEILKWETDTPQPTVFHPVSTEFTEAKARLLLKHYPSQAGRDWFDEQAFTGLARLRGVQCRAEYAEAFVIDKVVLDLGGK from the coding sequence ATGATCGCGCTGACCACCGCACCGCTGACCGAAATAGCTGTGCTCGGCGCGCATTGCGACGACATCGCCATCGGTATGGGCGCCACCCTGCTGACGCTGGCTGGGAAGCATCCCGGTCTGCGGGTCCGCGCCCTGGTGATTTCCGGCGGCGACAGTGAGCGGGAGTTCGAGGAGCAGACGGCGCTGGCCGAATTCTGTCCGAATGCCGATCTCGATCTCACCGTGCTCGATGTTCCCGATGGCAGAGCGCCCGCGCACTGGGACCGAATCAAGAACGCCGTGCAGCACTTCCGTGGCAAGGCGGATCCGGATCTGGTCTTCGCGCCACAGCGCGGCGATGCCCACCAGGACCATCGGCTGCTCGCGGAGCTGGTCCCCACCGAGTTCCGCGACCACCTGATACTCGGCTACGAGATCCTCAAGTGGGAGACCGATACCCCGCAGCCGACCGTATTCCACCCGGTCAGCACGGAATTCACGGAGGCGAAGGCCAGGCTGCTGCTGAAGCACTATCCGTCGCAGGCAGGCCGCGACTGGTTCGACGAGCAGGCGTTCACCGGCCTGGCCCGACTGCGCGGTGTGCAGTGCCGGGCCGAGTACGCCGAGGCATTCGTGATCGATAAGGTTGTCCTCGATTTGGGAGGGAAATGA
- a CDS encoding glucose-1-phosphate cytidylyltransferase, producing the protein MKVVLFCGGYGMRMRDGTDDVIPKPMQMVGPRPLLWHVMRYYAHFGHKEFILCLGYGAQHIKNFFLNYQESVSNDFVIRDGRVELLHSDISDWSITFVDTGVQSAIGERLRRVRPYLEGEETFLANYADVLTDAPLDEMIEKFTASGAAASMMVVPPQSSFHCVDVTANGEVKEIMPVSRMPIWENGGYFVLTQEVLDLLPPGGDLVEDACGALAGQGRLFGYQHEGFWKPADTFKERAELDAGYRTGVRPWMVWEKQDA; encoded by the coding sequence ATGAAGGTTGTGCTGTTCTGTGGCGGCTACGGCATGCGGATGCGTGACGGCACCGACGACGTGATCCCCAAGCCGATGCAGATGGTCGGCCCCCGGCCGCTGCTGTGGCACGTCATGCGCTACTACGCACACTTCGGGCACAAAGAATTCATCCTGTGCCTCGGCTACGGCGCCCAGCACATCAAAAACTTCTTCCTGAACTACCAGGAATCGGTGTCCAACGACTTCGTGATCCGTGACGGTCGTGTCGAATTGCTGCACAGCGACATCAGTGACTGGTCGATCACCTTCGTCGACACCGGCGTCCAGTCGGCGATCGGCGAACGGCTGCGCCGGGTGCGCCCCTATCTCGAAGGCGAAGAGACCTTCCTTGCCAACTATGCCGATGTCCTCACCGACGCGCCGTTGGACGAGATGATCGAGAAGTTCACCGCTTCCGGCGCCGCCGCATCGATGATGGTCGTACCACCGCAGTCGTCGTTCCACTGCGTCGACGTGACGGCGAACGGCGAAGTCAAAGAAATCATGCCGGTGTCGCGGATGCCGATCTGGGAGAACGGCGGCTACTTCGTGCTCACCCAGGAGGTTCTCGACCTGCTGCCGCCGGGCGGCGATCTCGTCGAAGACGCCTGCGGCGCCCTGGCCGGACAGGGGCGGTTGTTCGGCTACCAGCACGAAGGCTTCTGGAAGCCCGCCGACACGTTCAAAGAACGCGCCGAGCTCGACGCGGGCTATCGCACCGGCGTTCGTCCGTGGATGGTGTGGGAGAAGCAGGACGCATGA
- a CDS encoding class I SAM-dependent methyltransferase — protein MRCRLCDSNKLSSVLDLGATPPCEKFLAAAELDLAEPTFPLHLRLCDECLLLQIPALITPEETFTEYAYFASYSDSWVRHAEAFVTHAIEKLGLGPDSFIVEAASNDGYLLQHAVAAGIRCLGIEPSVNVGAAARLAGVPTETAFLDEDSAAKVRAQHGPANLVVANNVYAHVPDLRGFTRGLRELMADDGWLSIEVHHALNLMRLGQFDTIYHEHFQYYTVLSAQRALATAGLTVVDVELLATHGGSIRLWARPEAVADGPSERMLEVLRTEEAAGLHDVAGYRDLQPRADAVRQELLRFLLEQRAEGKRVVGYGAPGKGNTLLNYCGIRPDLLDYTVDRNPYKHGKFTPGTRIPIHEPGRIDNDRPDVVLVLPWNLEAEITEQLRHITEWGAQLVYPLPTLHFAALDSGADPSNQNTERPAR, from the coding sequence ATGCGTTGTCGACTCTGTGATTCCAATAAGCTATCAAGCGTTCTCGACCTCGGCGCGACCCCACCGTGCGAGAAGTTTCTCGCCGCAGCCGAACTCGATCTCGCCGAACCCACCTTCCCACTGCACCTGCGTTTGTGTGACGAGTGTCTCCTTCTGCAAATTCCGGCATTGATCACGCCCGAGGAAACATTCACCGAGTATGCCTACTTCGCATCATATTCCGATAGCTGGGTTCGGCATGCCGAAGCTTTTGTGACCCACGCCATCGAAAAGCTCGGCCTCGGACCGGATTCGTTCATAGTGGAAGCTGCAAGCAACGACGGCTACCTGCTGCAGCACGCAGTCGCTGCGGGGATCAGGTGCCTGGGGATCGAGCCGTCGGTCAATGTCGGCGCAGCCGCCCGGCTGGCAGGCGTACCCACCGAAACCGCTTTCCTGGACGAGGATTCCGCCGCGAAGGTCCGCGCCCAGCACGGGCCCGCGAACCTGGTCGTCGCCAACAATGTCTATGCGCACGTCCCCGACCTGCGCGGTTTCACTCGCGGGCTGCGCGAGCTCATGGCCGACGACGGCTGGCTTTCCATCGAGGTGCACCACGCGCTGAACCTGATGCGCCTGGGCCAGTTCGATACGATCTACCACGAACACTTCCAGTACTACACGGTGCTCTCGGCCCAGCGGGCCCTCGCCACCGCCGGATTGACGGTGGTCGATGTCGAACTGCTTGCCACCCACGGCGGCTCGATTCGGCTCTGGGCACGGCCCGAGGCGGTCGCCGACGGGCCGAGCGAGCGGATGCTCGAGGTGCTCCGCACCGAAGAAGCCGCCGGTCTCCACGACGTCGCCGGCTACCGTGACCTGCAACCCCGTGCCGACGCGGTGCGGCAGGAGCTGCTTCGCTTCCTGCTCGAACAGCGCGCCGAAGGCAAACGCGTGGTCGGCTACGGCGCACCGGGCAAAGGCAACACGCTGCTCAACTATTGCGGCATCCGGCCAGATCTGCTCGACTATACGGTCGACCGAAACCCGTATAAGCACGGGAAGTTCACGCCAGGCACCAGGATTCCGATCCACGAGCCCGGGCGGATCGACAACGATCGGCCCGATGTCGTGCTGGTCCTGCCCTGGAATCTCGAAGCCGAGATCACCGAGCAGCTTCGCCACATCACCGAATGGGGCGCCCAGCTCGTCTATCCACTACCCACGCTGCACTTCGCCGCGCTGGACTCCGGCGCCGATCCGAGCAATCAAAACACCGAAAGGCCTGCGCGATGA
- a CDS encoding sugar transferase — MSIGGNEFLSQGEVRLLMSFELTDGDDLDVSRPPLTSPRSERERWQAEYVRRLAATDSVVIAVAVGLAQVIRFGGPVAPPLAWPMPYEVGYGVVSTTLALAWITFLAACNTRSPQVVGIGSEEYRRLVSATLRLFGFLAIASLIFQIEFARGYLAIALPLGLLGLMFSRLLWRLHARARRGVGEYRTSVLVVGGAEAAQAMATAFSRDPDSGYRVVGVCIPDGVNGATAYGIEASGRTYSVVGDDRSVLEAVRRSGADTVAVTATDHLGPVELRRMAWELDPIGVELIVAPGVVDIAGTRLTNRQVAGMPMLHIAKPQYDRAKSTGKAVFDVCFAGTVLLAIAPVMLAIALAVKLTSPGPVFYLSERIGRGGKPFRMIKFRSMYVDADSNVAALIERNGGNPVFFKMKDDPRITPIGRVIRKFSLDELPQFLNVLGGQMSVVGPRPQVQREVDSYDGNMRRRLLVKPGVTGLWQVSGRSDLSLEDSVRLDLSYVENWSMVLDLLLIAKTIGAVARGEGAY; from the coding sequence ATGTCGATCGGGGGCAACGAGTTTCTCTCCCAGGGGGAGGTGCGTCTTCTTATGAGCTTCGAGCTCACCGATGGCGACGATCTGGATGTATCCAGACCGCCGCTGACTTCGCCGCGCTCGGAACGCGAGCGCTGGCAGGCCGAGTATGTACGCCGCTTGGCGGCAACGGATTCAGTGGTCATCGCCGTCGCTGTCGGGTTGGCGCAGGTCATTCGCTTCGGTGGGCCGGTCGCACCGCCGCTGGCTTGGCCGATGCCTTATGAGGTCGGCTATGGAGTTGTCTCTACAACACTGGCTTTGGCCTGGATAACCTTTCTGGCCGCGTGCAATACTCGGTCACCACAGGTGGTCGGCATCGGCTCGGAGGAATACCGGCGGTTGGTCTCGGCCACATTGCGATTGTTCGGTTTCCTTGCCATCGCGTCGCTGATCTTCCAGATCGAGTTCGCGCGTGGTTATCTGGCGATCGCGTTGCCGCTCGGCTTGCTCGGGCTGATGTTCAGCAGGTTGTTGTGGCGGCTGCACGCGCGTGCGCGTCGCGGCGTCGGCGAGTACCGGACATCGGTCCTGGTGGTAGGTGGCGCCGAGGCGGCACAGGCGATGGCGACCGCGTTCTCGCGCGACCCGGACTCCGGCTATCGGGTGGTCGGTGTGTGCATTCCGGACGGGGTCAACGGAGCCACCGCGTACGGCATCGAAGCATCGGGGCGCACCTATTCGGTGGTCGGCGACGACCGGTCGGTACTCGAGGCGGTGCGTCGCAGCGGCGCCGACACCGTCGCAGTCACCGCGACCGACCATCTCGGCCCGGTCGAATTGCGCCGCATGGCCTGGGAACTCGACCCGATCGGGGTGGAACTGATCGTGGCTCCCGGCGTCGTGGACATCGCGGGCACCCGCCTGACAAACCGTCAGGTTGCCGGCATGCCGATGCTGCATATTGCGAAACCGCAGTACGACCGTGCCAAGTCGACCGGCAAGGCGGTGTTCGACGTCTGCTTCGCGGGCACGGTGCTGCTGGCGATCGCGCCGGTGATGCTCGCCATCGCGCTTGCGGTCAAGCTGACCAGCCCTGGGCCGGTGTTCTACCTGTCGGAGCGAATCGGGCGTGGCGGCAAGCCGTTCCGGATGATCAAGTTCCGCAGTATGTATGTCGATGCAGACAGCAATGTCGCCGCACTCATCGAGCGCAACGGCGGCAACCCGGTGTTCTTCAAGATGAAGGACGATCCACGCATCACGCCGATCGGGCGCGTCATCCGCAAGTTCAGCCTCGACGAGCTACCGCAGTTCCTCAACGTGCTCGGCGGTCAGATGAGCGTGGTCGGGCCGCGCCCGCAGGTGCAGCGCGAAGTGGACTCCTACGACGGCAACATGCGGCGCAGGCTGTTGGTGAAGCCGGGGGTCACCGGGTTGTGGCAGGTCAGCGGGCGATCGGATCTGTCGCTGGAAGATTCGGTGCGACTGGATCTTTCCTACGTCGAGAACTGGTCGATGGTGCTGGATCTGCTGTTGATCGCCAAGACCATCGGCGCCGTGGCCCGCGGCGAAGGCGCGTACTGA